The Primulina eburnea isolate SZY01 chromosome 13, ASM2296580v1, whole genome shotgun sequence genome includes a region encoding these proteins:
- the LOC140810302 gene encoding uncharacterized protein → MPPKRKVTEGDDRTPTTDRTTNVVDEFSKLIQEQAKVHCEQIQQLLSLHTSTQGHGQGRGQGRVESNEGSSYDVFRRMNPLEFVGGADPLVALEWVKSLEAIFDYLKFTDRDRVSCTVFMLVKAARIWWEATKVTVNVRELKWEEFKELFYSKYFSREVKAKKVKEFLELRQDSLSVAEYTLKFEEGCVFVPFIAENDKDKGEHFLRGLKPEIRRDVHMAKVITYQDIVERALLAEHDEQEIEKERQLRRQAFQARGQGASTSARGGHKGKGKMEQRNKPSAPSSEMERPLCPKCGKPHKGECLVGSGRCYRCKEMGHTAQKCPLSSDKGKVQGRIFTMTKEGANPDSSVISGNILISGKEALTLIDTGATHSFMSEVFMHSLSREPTIMPLQFNIMLPSGDEICPTSILKACPVQIGSRLLYADFIVIPMVAFDVILGMDWLYAYHAVINCVEKTVRFVTDGHEGDEIIGLGSSLSISLISCLQATKLLNKGCTGFLALVSDVNRDSNLQIQDIDVVRDYPDVFADDVPGLPPDREELLDKGFIRPSSSPWGAPVLFVKKKDGSLRLCIDYRELNKTRELHREHLRIVLQTLRGKQLYAKLKKCEFWLEQVAFLGHIVSKEGIAVDPSKIEAIKQWSIPKTVSEVRSFLGLAGYYRRFIADFSKIALPLTSLTRKTTKFEWTIECQQAFQILKDKLTSAPVLVLPCGTEDFVVYTDASKQGLGAVLMQRGKVIAYASRQLKEYEKNYPTHDLELAAVVFALKIWRHYLYGEKCEIFTDHKSLSYLFSQKELNMRQRRWLELVKDYDCTISYHPGKANVVADALSRKSSYLLGSMIQKPLLLDLQRNEITLVSPGTVDQLSALVLRSTLIDRILKEQQLDIQLLELKNKNDLTGVSEFGLNHDGLLTFRGRICVPRGDDIRKDILIEAHTTPYSVHPGSTKMYQDLRRLYWWPGMKKDIMLFISECLTCQQVKIEHQRPAGTLQSLPIPQWKWEHITMDFVTGLPRTPKGYNSIWVIVDRLTKSAHFLPVKTTFTMNQDAEVYVAEIVRLHGISVSIVSDRDPRALGTKLAFSTAYHPQSDGQSERVIQILEDMLRACTIDFKGSWDSKLPLVEFTYNNSYQSSIGMAPYEALYGRKCRSPLYWEEVERMKTAQSRQKSYADVRRRPLAFEVGDHVFIKIAPLKGVMRFGKKGKLSPRYIDLLPNLSYEEVPIQILDRKVKVLRNKEIGIVKVLWRNHMIEEATWEPEEEMKHRYPNLFDVGDSYGNEWESNQGYISNHCACGCK, encoded by the exons ATGCCTCCTAAACGAAAGGTTACTGAAGGGGATGATAGGACCCCTACTACTGATAGGACTACCAATGTTGTAGATGAATTCAGTAAATTAATACAAGAACAGGCGAAAGTTCATTGTGAACAAATTCAACAGTTGTTGAGCCTGCATACCTCAACCCAAGGTCATGGTCAAGGAAGAGGACAGGGTAGAGTGGAAAGCAACGAAGGTAGTTCTTATGATGTATTCAGGCGAATGAACCCTCTCGAATTTGTTGGTGGTGCCGATCCACTCGTAGCTCTTGAATGGGTTAAATCTTTGGAGGCTATATTTGACTATTTGAAGTTCACTGATCGCGATAGAGTGAGCTGTACTGTGTTTATGCTAGTGAAAGCTGCTCGCATCTGGTGGGAAGCTACCAAAGTGACTGTCAATGTTCGCGAGTTAAAATGGGAAGAGTTCAAAGAGTTATTTTATTCCAAGTACTTTTCAAGAGAAGTTAAAGCGAAGAAGGTCAAAGAATTTCTTGAGTTGAGGCAAGACTCCTTGTCTGTTGCTGAATATACATTGAAATTTGAAGAAGGTTGTGTCTTTGTGCCTTTCATCGCCGAAAATGATAAAGACAAAGGAGAACACTTCCTTCGTGGGTTGAAACCAGAAATTCGAAGGGATGTTCATATGGCCAAGGTGATCACTTATCAAGACATTGTTGAAAGAGCCTTACTTGCTGAGCACGATGAACAAGAAATTGAAAAGGAACGGCAATTAAGAAGGCAAGCTTTTCAAGCGAGAGGGCAAGGGGCAAGTACTAGTGCTCGAGGTGGTCACAAAGGAAAAGGTAAAATGGAACAACGCAATAAACCTTCTGCGCCTTCTTCAGAGATGGAGCGACCATTatgtcctaaatgtggcaagCCACATAAAGGGGAATGTCTAGTGGGAAGTGGCCGATGTTATAGATGTAAAGAAATGGGGCATACAGCACAGAAATGTCCTCTCTCCTCTGATAAAGGAAAAGTTCAAGGCAGAATCTTTACGATGACAAAAGAAGGAGCCAATCCTGATTCTTCAGTCATATCAGGTAATATTCTAATATCTGGAAAGGAAGCACttacattgattgatactggtgcaactCATTCCTTTATGTCTGAAGTATTTATGCACTCCTTATCTCGCGAACCTACTATCATGCCTTTACAATTCAATATTATGTTGCCTTCTGGTGATGAGATTTGTCCTACAAGTATTCTTAAGGCATGTCCAGTACAGATAGGTTCGAGATTGTTGTATGCTGATTTTATTGTAATTCCAATGGTTGCTTTCGATGTCATTTTGGGTATGGATTGGTTATACGCTTATCATGCTGTGATCAACTGTGTGGAAAAGACCGTGAGGTTTGTAACTGATGGTCATGAGGGTGATGAAATTATTGGGCTAGGTTCCTCGTTAAGTATTTCCCTTATTTCTTGTCTCCAAGCTACAAAATTATTGAATAAGGGGTGTACTGGTTTTCTGGCCTTAGTATCGGATGTGAATAGGGATAGTAATTTGCAAATTCAGGATATTGACGTGGTTCGGGATTATCCTGATGTATTTGCTGATGATGTGCCTGGCTTACCTCCTGATCGAgag gagctattagataaagggTTTATCCGTCCTAGTTCCTCGCCATGGGGAGCTCCGGTCTTGTTCgtaaaaaagaaagatggatcgttGAGGTTATGCATTGACTATCGTGAGCTCAACAAG ACACGAGAACTTCATAGGGAGCATTTGAGGATCGTATTACAGACATTGAGGGGGAAACAATTATATGCGAAAttaaagaaatgtgagttttggttagagCAAGTGGCGTTTTTAGGCCATATTGTGTCAAAAGAAGGAATAGCAGTCGACCCGTCCAAGATTGAAGCTATTAAGCAATGGTCCATTCCAAAGACAGTTTCAGAGGTACGGAGTTTTCTTGGCTTGGCTGGGTATTACAGAAGATTCATAGCAGACTTCTCGAAAATAGCATTGCCATTGACAAGTTTGACACGGAAAACTACCAAGTTTGAATGGACAATTGAATGCCAACAAGCTTTCCAAATCTTGAAAGATAAGTTAACTTCTGCCCCTGTATTAGTACTTCCTTGTGGtactgaggattttgttgtgtatacaGATGCCTCAAAGCAGGGGTTAGGTGCTGTGTTGATGCAACGTGGGAAAGTaatcgcttatgcttctcgtcagctaAAAgaatacgagaagaattatcccacacatgatttGGAGTTGGCAGCTGTAGTCTTcgccttgaagatatggcggcattatttatatggtgagaagtgtgaaatttttacagatcataaaagtttgagttatttgttttcgcagaaagaattgaatatgaggcagcggagGTGGTTGGAACTGGTAAAGGACTATGATTGcaccattagctatcatcctggaAAAGCTAATGTCGTTGCAGATGCTTTAAGCCGTAAATCCAGTTATCTATTGGGTTCCATGATTCAGAAACCGTTATTACTCGATTTGCAAAGGAACGAAATAACTCTGGTATCTCCAGGTACAGTAGATCAGTTATCTGCACTAGTTCTTCGCTCTACTTTGATTGATCGTATTCTAAAGGAGCAACAATTGGATATTCAGTTATTAGAGTTGAagaataaaaatgatttaacaGGAGTTTCTGAATTCGGTTTGAATCATGATGGTTTATTGACCTTTCGAGGTAGAATTTGTGTTCCTAGGGGTGATGACATTCGGAAAGATATACTTATTGAAGCTCATACAACGCCTTATTCAGTTCATCCTGGCAGTACCAAAATGTATCAAGATCTTCGAcgtctttattggtggccaggtatgaagaaagatatcatgttatttatttctgaatgtctaacctgtcagcaggttaagattgaacatcaaagacctgcTGGAACTTTGCAATCTCTCCCAATAcctcagtggaaatgggagcatatcactatggacttcGTAACAGGACTTCCAAGAACACCAAAGGGTTACAACTCCATCTGGGTAATTGTTGATAGGTTAaccaagtcggctcattttctgccagtcAAAACGACGTTTACAATGAACCAGGATGCTGAAGTCTATGTAGCTGAGATTGTAAGACTTCATGGAATCTCTGtatcaattgtatctgatcgtgacccgAG AGCCTTGGGCACAAAGTTGGCTTTTAGcacagcatatcatcctcaaagtgatgggcagtcagagagggtgattcaaattcttgaagataTGTTACGAGCCTGTACGATTGATTTCAAGGGaagctgggattctaagttaCCTTTGGTGGAATTCACGTATAATAACAGCTACCAGTCTTCAATCGGCATGGCACCCTACGAGGCtttatatggaagaaagtgcCGATCTCCATTGTACTGGGAAGAGGTAG aaagaatgaagaCCGCTCAGTCTAGACAGAAAAGTTACGCTGATGTACGACGACGGCCATTGGCATTCGAGGTTGGTGATCACGTGTTTATTAAAATAGCTCCTCTCAAGGGAgttatgcgatttggcaagaaaggtaaACTaagtcctcgatacattg ATCTTTTACCTAACCTAAGCTACGAAGAAGTACCgattcaaattcttgatcgcaaGGTAAAAGTATTAAGAAACAAAGAGATTGGTATAGTAAAAGTTTTATGGCGGAATCATATGATTGAAGAGGCGACTTGGGAACCCGAGGAAGAAATGAAACATCGTTATCCCAATTTATTCGATG TTGGTGATAGTTATGGAAatgaatgg GAATCCAATCAAGGTTACATTAGCAACCATTGTGCTTGTGGTTGTAAGTAG